A genomic stretch from Setaria viridis chromosome 1, Setaria_viridis_v4.0, whole genome shotgun sequence includes:
- the LOC117845832 gene encoding WRKY transcription factor WRKY51: MITIDDLMSCSSGGGGAPVVPSDDGQVATTSWQQMMAVGDHQLTVSRIRAAVSMLGRRTGHARFRRGPVAVADGHPPSSSDHHQQQPSGSAALGFVKKGCDEAAPSASASGGSSSLPSTTTPTSLTAGGEGSVSNGRVQGRFPPLMSGSATGKAVSMQQQPAASDYYPSGGAALRSKSHGGRARSENDAGGKAAHAGLCHCSKKRKSRVRRMVRVPAISSRNADIPPDDYSWRKYGQKPIKGSPYPRGYYKCSTVRGCPARKHVERDPGEPAMLIVTYEGDHRHDGQQDRGASAAAAATQPEHTATST, from the exons ATGATCACCATCGACGATCTGATGAgctgcagcagcggcggcggtggggctccGGTGGTTCCTAGCGACGACGGGCAGGTGGCGACGACGTCGTGGCAGCAAATGATGGCGGTGGGCGACCACCAACTGACGGTGTCCAGGATCCGGGCGGCGGTGTCCATGCTCGGCCGCCGCACGGGCCACGCGCGCTTCCGCCGCGGCCCCGTCGCCGTGGCGGACGGccacccgccgtcgtcgtcggaccaccaccagcagcagccgtcGGGGAGCGCGGCGCTGGGCTTCGTCAAGAAGGGGTGCGATGAGGCGGCGCCAAGCGCGTCGGCCTCGGGGGGCAGCTCGTCGCTCccctcgacgacgacgccgacgagccTTACCGCCGGTGGCGAAGGGAGCGTGTCCAACGGCCGCGTGCAGGGCCGCTTTCCTCCTCTGATGAGCGGCAGCGCCACCGGCAAAGCGGTATCgatgcagcagcagcctgcCGCCTCCGATTATTacccctccggcggcgccgcgctgaGAAGCAAGTcccacggcggccgcgcgcgctccGAGAACGACGCCGGCGGCAAGGCGGCGCACGCCGGCCTCTGCCACTGCTCCAAGAAACG GAAGTCGCGCGTGAGGCGGATGGTCCGCGTGCCGGCGATCAGCTCCCGGAACGCCGACATCCCGCCGGACGACTACTCCTGGCGCAAGTACGGCCAGAAGCCCATCAAGGGCTCGCCGTACCCACG CGGGTACTACAAGTGCAGCACGGTGCGCGGGTGCCCGGCGCGGAAGCACGTGGAGCGCGACCCCGGCGAGCCGGCGATGCTCATCGTCACCTACGAGGGCGACCACCGCCACGACGGCCAGCAGGACCGGggggcctccgccgccgctgccgccacgcagCCTGAGCACACGGCGACGTCCACTTGA